One region of Epilithonimonas zeae genomic DNA includes:
- a CDS encoding phosphoribosylformylglycinamidine synthase produces MNKRIFVEKRGIFDVESPKIFDEVKAVVPSIQSVKVYNVYDIFGLNDGEFEKVVNSTFVDPVTDILIEENPAQGIHFALEFLPGQYDQRADSAQQCIALLTGNEKSKVRSGKLIEFEGASESDLVKIKDLLINKVESQEKDLSILDIPAEETPSKVIVHENFINFDDAQLEEFFNKHGFALGLDDLKFIQEYFKSEQRNPTETELKVLDTYWSDHCRHTTFETELSNIEFEGQFKHTLETIFNDYIEKRKFLGRELKPISLMDLATVCGRYFHKTGNLENLVVSDEINACTIQIEAEYDGKKEPWYLLFKNETHNHPTEIEPFGGASTCLGGAIRDPLSGRSFVFQAMRLTGAADVLEPVDQTLPGKLPQKTITKQAANGYSSYGNQIGLATTMVSEIYDEGYKAKRMEVGFVAGAVPVDWVRREKPANGDSIIILGGATGRDGVGGASGSSKEQDETSIHTMSSEVQKGNAVEERKIQRLFRNPEVTRLIKKSNDFGAGGVSVAIGEIADSLEVNLDVLPLKYEGLNGTELAISESQERMAVVVEPKDKEKFIKFCEAENIVAVEVAKVTDSGRMQMFWKGDKIVDLSREFLDTNGCSKSQEVKITHLNEVKEETPSFNEENFLKILGDKNVASQKGLLEMFDSSIGATTVAMPLGGKYQQTLMEGSVQTLPIIGAKDIETVSLASWGFDAEISKQNSLLGASYAVVESVAKIVAMGGDYKNIRFSFQEYFEKLGQNPEKWGKPLASLLGAYDAQINFGLAAIGGKDSMSGTYQDLNVPPTLISFACANGEKKNIISPEFKKAGNKVYFFNHIAQENGLPNYDVLKTVYEFIFENIKAGKIVSVKTVKEGGVAVALAKMSFGNRLGAEIKVAENSLLAKNIGSLIIESKEELSSVNLQLIGKVVADEVLTINNQPTTINKLLAANTNTFENLFPTIEKEKITVVIDEKLNSINPRNIIIKKHGIAQPKVFAPVFPGTNCEYDTLNAFAKEGAVTSSLPLININHQLLDESIDAWVEEIKTSQILAFSGGFSAGDEPDGSAKFIVNVLKNEKMRNAVHELLDRDGMIIGICNGFQALVKSGLLPYGRIKDLDENSPTLAHNAIRRHISQMVNVRVVNDESPWLKGMKDQVFTIPISHGEGRFMASEAEIQKLYENGQIATQYLDLEGNIAHGMPFNPNNSLFGIEGITSPDGKIFGRMGHPERFAEGLMKNIPTANYHNIFKNGVEYFK; encoded by the coding sequence AACAGTGTATCGCTTTACTGACTGGAAATGAGAAGTCTAAGGTAAGAAGCGGTAAATTAATCGAATTTGAAGGGGCTTCTGAATCTGATTTGGTGAAAATCAAAGATCTGCTTATTAATAAAGTGGAATCTCAGGAAAAAGATTTGTCAATTTTAGACATTCCTGCGGAAGAAACGCCATCAAAAGTTATTGTTCACGAAAACTTCATCAATTTTGATGATGCTCAGCTTGAAGAATTCTTTAATAAGCACGGTTTTGCGTTAGGTTTGGATGATTTGAAATTCATTCAGGAATATTTTAAATCGGAACAAAGAAATCCTACGGAAACGGAACTAAAAGTTTTAGACACGTATTGGAGTGACCACTGTCGTCACACGACTTTTGAAACGGAATTATCAAATATTGAATTTGAAGGACAGTTCAAACATACATTGGAAACGATTTTCAATGATTATATCGAAAAAAGAAAATTCTTAGGACGCGAATTGAAACCAATCTCTTTAATGGATCTGGCGACAGTTTGCGGAAGATATTTCCATAAAACAGGCAATTTGGAGAACTTGGTGGTTTCTGACGAAATCAACGCCTGTACAATCCAAATCGAAGCTGAATACGACGGTAAAAAAGAACCTTGGTATTTGTTATTCAAAAATGAAACACATAATCACCCGACGGAAATTGAGCCTTTTGGTGGGGCTTCAACGTGTTTGGGTGGTGCAATCAGAGATCCTTTGTCCGGACGTTCTTTCGTTTTCCAGGCGATGAGATTAACGGGTGCTGCGGATGTTCTGGAGCCTGTTGACCAAACTTTACCGGGGAAATTACCCCAAAAAACAATTACAAAACAGGCTGCAAACGGATATTCTTCTTATGGTAACCAAATCGGTTTGGCGACTACAATGGTTTCTGAAATCTATGATGAAGGCTACAAAGCAAAAAGAATGGAAGTTGGTTTCGTTGCCGGAGCGGTTCCTGTGGATTGGGTAAGACGTGAAAAGCCTGCAAATGGTGATTCTATCATCATTTTAGGAGGAGCAACCGGTCGTGACGGTGTTGGAGGAGCAAGCGGAAGTTCAAAAGAGCAGGACGAAACTTCTATCCATACGATGAGTTCTGAAGTTCAGAAAGGAAATGCGGTTGAAGAACGTAAAATCCAGAGATTATTCAGAAATCCTGAAGTAACGAGACTGATTAAAAAATCGAATGACTTCGGAGCTGGTGGTGTTTCTGTAGCGATTGGTGAAATTGCTGATTCTTTGGAAGTTAATCTGGATGTTTTACCTTTAAAATATGAAGGTTTGAACGGAACGGAACTGGCTATTTCCGAATCTCAGGAAAGAATGGCAGTTGTGGTTGAACCAAAAGATAAAGAAAAATTCATCAAGTTCTGTGAAGCTGAAAATATTGTAGCTGTTGAAGTGGCAAAAGTGACAGATTCTGGAAGAATGCAGATGTTCTGGAAAGGCGATAAAATTGTTGACCTTTCAAGAGAATTCTTAGATACGAACGGTTGTTCAAAAAGTCAGGAAGTTAAAATTACGCACCTGAATGAAGTAAAAGAAGAAACTCCGTCATTCAATGAGGAAAACTTTTTGAAAATTTTAGGAGATAAAAATGTTGCTTCTCAAAAAGGATTGCTGGAAATGTTCGATTCTTCTATCGGTGCGACTACGGTTGCGATGCCTTTAGGTGGAAAATACCAGCAGACTTTGATGGAAGGAAGTGTTCAGACATTACCGATCATCGGAGCAAAAGATATCGAAACAGTTTCTTTGGCAAGTTGGGGCTTTGATGCTGAAATTTCTAAACAGAACTCTTTGTTGGGAGCTTCTTATGCTGTCGTTGAAAGTGTTGCAAAAATCGTTGCGATGGGTGGCGATTATAAAAATATCAGATTCAGTTTCCAGGAATATTTTGAGAAATTAGGTCAGAACCCTGAAAAGTGGGGTAAACCTTTAGCTTCTTTGCTAGGAGCCTATGATGCTCAAATTAATTTTGGTTTAGCAGCGATTGGAGGTAAAGATTCAATGAGTGGAACGTATCAGGATCTGAATGTTCCGCCAACGTTGATTTCTTTCGCTTGTGCGAACGGAGAAAAGAAAAACATTATCTCTCCTGAATTTAAGAAGGCAGGAAATAAAGTGTATTTCTTCAATCATATCGCTCAGGAAAATGGACTTCCGAACTATGATGTTTTAAAAACTGTTTATGAATTTATTTTTGAAAACATAAAAGCTGGAAAAATCGTTTCAGTAAAAACGGTGAAAGAAGGAGGAGTTGCTGTTGCTTTAGCAAAAATGAGCTTTGGAAACAGATTAGGTGCTGAAATTAAAGTTGCTGAAAATTCTTTATTAGCGAAAAATATCGGAAGCTTAATCATCGAATCTAAGGAAGAATTGAGCTCTGTAAATCTTCAATTAATAGGAAAAGTTGTTGCAGACGAAGTTTTAACGATCAACAATCAACCAACAACCATTAACAAACTTTTGGCTGCAAACACAAATACATTTGAGAATCTTTTCCCAACGATTGAAAAAGAAAAAATCACGGTTGTAATTGATGAAAAATTAAACTCGATCAACCCAAGAAATATTATCATCAAAAAACACGGAATCGCTCAGCCGAAAGTATTTGCACCGGTTTTCCCGGGAACAAACTGTGAATATGATACACTGAACGCTTTCGCAAAAGAAGGAGCTGTTACAAGCAGCCTGCCTTTAATCAATATCAATCACCAGTTATTGGATGAAAGTATTGATGCTTGGGTAGAAGAAATTAAAACTTCTCAGATTTTGGCTTTCTCAGGAGGTTTTTCAGCAGGTGACGAGCCGGATGGTTCTGCAAAATTCATCGTTAACGTTTTGAAAAACGAAAAAATGAGAAATGCAGTTCACGAATTACTAGATAGAGACGGAATGATCATCGGGATCTGTAACGGTTTCCAGGCATTGGTGAAATCAGGATTGTTACCTTACGGAAGAATCAAAGATCTGGATGAAAATTCTCCGACTTTGGCTCACAACGCCATCAGAAGACACATTTCTCAGATGGTAAACGTAAGAGTTGTGAATGACGAATCGCCTTGGTTAAAAGGAATGAAAGATCAGGTGTTCACGATTCCGATTTCTCACGGGGAAGGTCGTTTTATGGCTTCGGAAGCGGAAATTCAAAAGCTGTATGAAAACGGACAGATTGCAACCCAATATTTAGATTTAGAAGGAAATATCGCTCACGGAATGCCGTTCAATCCAAATAACTCATTGTTCGGAATTGAAGGAATTACGAGTCCGGATGGAAAAATATTCGGTAGAATGGGACACCCTGAACGTTTTGCAGAAGGTTTAATGAAAAATATTCCGACTGCGAATTATCATAATATCTTCAAAAATGGAGTGGAGTATTTTAAGTAA
- a CDS encoding GLPGLI family protein, producing MKLKLLLSLFAFSSIAIFSQSYKIIYDFKWKTEEHSKDYNSELTVLLKNDEKSYFESLAKFKYDSIKTKLVKQGSRSFPAPKQQWKLQTLIFKDLKSQTTITEENFFDKVYLTTYRCKPTWKILQEKSKVLNYNVQKAEADFGGRKWFAWFTNEIPISDGPYKFYGLPGLILKISDSEENFIFEIKGLTKEQYNIEGRNAYDSKVNLTPKKWDVFWKKYREDPSMIFANLNSPNNTFTYVYNGLSVDSKEAKEIYNKTEKEKIDIFKIPIETKSCEH from the coding sequence ATGAAACTTAAATTATTATTAAGCTTATTTGCATTCAGTTCTATTGCAATATTTTCACAATCTTATAAAATAATCTACGATTTTAAATGGAAAACCGAAGAACATTCAAAAGATTATAACTCTGAGTTAACCGTTCTTTTAAAAAATGATGAGAAATCTTATTTCGAATCATTGGCAAAATTTAAGTATGATTCAATAAAAACAAAACTGGTAAAGCAGGGAAGCAGAAGTTTTCCGGCACCCAAACAGCAATGGAAACTACAGACTTTAATTTTTAAAGATTTAAAATCTCAAACAACAATTACTGAAGAAAACTTTTTCGATAAAGTTTATTTGACAACCTATCGTTGTAAACCCACCTGGAAAATCCTTCAGGAAAAAAGCAAGGTGCTTAATTATAATGTACAAAAAGCTGAGGCTGATTTTGGGGGAAGAAAATGGTTTGCCTGGTTTACCAATGAGATACCTATCAGTGACGGACCTTATAAATTTTACGGATTGCCCGGACTGATCCTGAAAATATCTGATTCGGAAGAGAATTTTATTTTCGAAATCAAAGGACTTACCAAAGAACAATATAATATTGAAGGACGCAATGCTTACGATTCCAAAGTCAACCTCACGCCTAAAAAATGGGACGTATTTTGGAAGAAATATCGCGAAGACCCATCGATGATTTTTGCTAATCTCAATTCTCCGAATAACACTTTTACTTATGTTTATAACGGCTTAAGTGTAGACAGTAAAGAAGCTAAAGAGATTTACAACAAGACCGAAAAAGAAAAAATCGATATTTTTAAAATTCCTATTGAAACCAAATCGTGTGAACATTAA